Within Candidatus Aegiribacteria sp., the genomic segment TGAGCGTGGTAATGGCTGTACTACGCATCGGAACGGCTTCAAGGAACGAACTCTGACAACCCGTGTTGGAGTGATTTACCTTCGAGTCCCTCAGGCGCGATGGAGCAGCTGGGCTACA encodes:
- a CDS encoding transposase — its product is MQELVEAELDKHISRKPYERGNGCTTHRNGFKERTLTTRVGVIYLRVPQARWSSWATAKNKPSR